A region from the Mycobacterium heidelbergense genome encodes:
- the narI gene encoding respiratory nitrate reductase subunit gamma, whose translation MKLIEIFWDDVPYVVLAAAAVGTWWRYRYDKFGWTTRSSQIYESKLLSIGSPLFHFGSLMVIMGHVMGLFIPESWTRAVGMNDHLYHLQALLLGVPAGFAAVTGIGLLIYRRRTHGAVFLATTRNDKLMYLVLTCALLAGLCCTLAGATHFGELHDYRQKVSVWFRSIWILDPRGDLMAHAAFYYQIHVVIALALFALWPFTRLVHAFSAPIAYLFRPYIVYRTREVAADRLVGSAPRRPGW comes from the coding sequence ATGAAGTTGATCGAGATCTTCTGGGACGACGTGCCTTACGTCGTCCTGGCGGCCGCGGCCGTCGGCACCTGGTGGCGGTACCGCTACGACAAGTTCGGCTGGACCACCCGTTCGTCGCAGATCTACGAGTCGAAGTTGCTGTCGATCGGCAGCCCGCTGTTCCACTTCGGCAGCCTGATGGTCATCATGGGCCACGTCATGGGCCTCTTCATTCCGGAATCGTGGACCCGGGCGGTCGGGATGAACGATCACCTGTATCACCTGCAGGCGCTGCTGCTCGGCGTGCCCGCCGGCTTCGCCGCCGTGACCGGTATCGGGTTGCTGATCTACCGGCGGCGCACGCATGGAGCGGTCTTCCTGGCGACCACCCGCAACGACAAGCTGATGTACCTGGTGCTCACCTGCGCGTTGCTGGCGGGGCTGTGCTGCACCCTGGCGGGCGCCACACACTTCGGCGAGCTGCACGACTATCGGCAGAAGGTGTCGGTCTGGTTCCGCTCGATCTGGATCCTCGATCCGCGCGGGGACCTGATGGCGCACGCCGCGTTCTACTACCAGATCCACGTGGTGATCGCGCTCGCGTTGTTTGCCCTGTGGCCGTTCACCCGGCTGGTGCACGCGTTCAGCGCGCCCATCGCCTACCTGTTCCGGCCCTACATCGTGTACCGCACCCGCGAGGTGGCGGCAGACCGATTGGTGGGCTCGGCGCCGCGCCGCCCCGGGTGGTAG
- the typA gene encoding translational GTPase TypA produces MPFRNVAIVAHVDHGKTTLVDAMLRQSGALHERGEVQERVMDTGDLEREKGITILAKNTAVHRHDPDGTVTVINVIDTPGHADFGGEVERGLSMVDGVLLLVDASEGPLPQTRFVLRKALAAHLPVILVVNKTDRPDARIAEVVEASHDLLLDVASDLDDEAAAAAEHALGLPTLYASGRAGVASTTQPADGHVPDGTNLDPLFEVLEEHVPPPQGDPDAPLQALVTNLDASTFLGRLALIRIYNGRIRKGQQVAWIREEGTATAKITELLATEGVERNPTDEAVAGDIVAVAGLPEIMIGDTLADLTNPVALPRITVDEPAISVTIGTNTSPLAGKVPGHKLTARMVRNRLDAELVGNVSIRVVDIGAPDAWEVQGRGELALAVLVEQMRREGFELTVGKPQVVTKTVDGKLHEPFEAMTVDCPEEYVGAVTQLMAARKGRMVDMANHTTGWVRMDFVVPSRGLIGWRTDFLTETRGTGVGHAVFDGYKPWAGEIRARHTGSLVSDRSGTITPFALLQLADRGQFFVEPGQDTYQGMVVGINPRPEDLDVNVTREKKLTNMRSSTADVMETLAKPLELDLEQAMEFCAPDECVEVTPEIVRVRKVELDATARARSRARAKARG; encoded by the coding sequence GTGCCATTCCGCAATGTCGCCATCGTCGCCCACGTCGACCACGGCAAAACCACCCTGGTCGACGCCATGCTGCGGCAGTCCGGCGCGCTGCACGAGCGCGGTGAGGTGCAGGAACGCGTCATGGACACCGGCGACCTGGAACGGGAGAAGGGCATCACCATCCTGGCCAAGAACACCGCCGTGCACCGCCACGACCCGGACGGGACGGTGACCGTGATCAACGTCATCGATACCCCGGGCCACGCCGACTTCGGCGGTGAGGTGGAGCGCGGGCTGTCCATGGTGGACGGGGTGCTGCTGCTGGTCGACGCGTCCGAGGGCCCGCTGCCGCAGACCCGGTTCGTGCTGCGCAAGGCGCTGGCCGCCCACCTGCCCGTGATCCTCGTCGTCAACAAGACCGACCGGCCCGACGCGCGCATCGCCGAGGTGGTGGAGGCCAGCCACGACCTGCTGCTCGACGTGGCATCGGATCTCGACGACGAGGCGGCCGCGGCCGCCGAGCACGCGCTGGGCCTGCCGACGCTGTACGCGTCCGGGCGCGCCGGGGTCGCGAGCACCACACAGCCGGCCGACGGTCACGTTCCCGACGGCACCAACCTGGACCCGCTGTTCGAGGTCCTCGAAGAGCATGTGCCGCCGCCCCAAGGCGACCCCGACGCGCCGCTGCAGGCCCTGGTCACCAACCTGGACGCGTCCACCTTCCTGGGCCGGCTGGCGCTGATCCGCATCTACAACGGACGCATCCGCAAGGGCCAGCAGGTGGCGTGGATCCGCGAGGAGGGCACGGCGACCGCCAAGATCACCGAGCTGCTGGCCACCGAGGGCGTGGAACGCAACCCGACCGACGAGGCCGTCGCCGGCGATATCGTCGCCGTCGCCGGCCTGCCCGAGATCATGATCGGCGACACGCTGGCCGATCTGACGAATCCCGTTGCGCTGCCAAGGATTACCGTCGACGAACCGGCGATCTCGGTGACGATCGGGACCAACACCTCGCCGCTGGCGGGCAAGGTGCCCGGCCACAAGCTCACGGCGCGGATGGTCCGCAACCGGCTGGACGCCGAGCTGGTGGGCAACGTGTCGATCCGCGTCGTCGACATCGGCGCGCCCGACGCCTGGGAGGTGCAGGGCCGCGGCGAGCTGGCGCTGGCCGTGCTGGTCGAGCAGATGCGGCGGGAGGGCTTCGAGCTGACCGTGGGCAAGCCGCAGGTGGTGACCAAGACCGTCGACGGCAAGCTGCACGAGCCGTTCGAGGCGATGACCGTCGACTGCCCGGAGGAATACGTCGGCGCCGTCACGCAATTGATGGCCGCGCGCAAGGGCCGCATGGTCGACATGGCCAACCACACCACCGGCTGGGTGCGGATGGATTTCGTGGTGCCCAGCCGCGGCCTGATCGGGTGGCGCACCGACTTCCTCACCGAGACCCGCGGCACCGGCGTCGGGCACGCGGTGTTCGACGGGTACAAGCCGTGGGCGGGGGAGATCCGGGCCCGGCACACCGGGTCGCTGGTGTCCGACCGGTCCGGCACCATCACCCCGTTCGCGCTGCTGCAGCTCGCCGATCGCGGCCAGTTCTTCGTCGAGCCCGGCCAGGACACTTACCAGGGCATGGTGGTCGGAATCAACCCGCGCCCGGAGGACCTCGACGTCAACGTCACCCGCGAGAAGAAGCTGACCAACATGCGGTCGTCGACCGCGGACGTCATGGAGACGCTGGCCAAGCCGCTCGAGCTCGACCTGGAACAGGCCATGGAGTTCTGCGCGCCCGACGAGTGCGTCGAGGTGACCCCCGAGATCGTGCGGGTCCGCAAGGTCGAGCTGGACGCGACCGCCCGGGCCCGCAGCCGGGCGCGGGCCAAGGCCCGGGGCTAG
- the narJ gene encoding nitrate reductase molybdenum cofactor assembly chaperone — translation MRLLAQVRERASNRTMRDRLVWQAASLLLAYPDDGLADRLDTVDELLGHTGGSAAALLGRTVAALRALEPMAAATGYVETFDMRRRATMYLTYWTAGDTRNRGREMLRFAGAYRDAGVEPPRAEAPDYLPVVLEFAATVDPEAGRRLLTEHRVPIDILRGALVDATSPYQHAIAAVCETLPVATDQEARRAERLAEAGPPTEAVGLQPFTLTVPPKRTQGG, via the coding sequence ATGAGGCTGCTGGCCCAGGTCCGGGAACGGGCGAGCAACCGGACGATGCGGGACCGGCTGGTGTGGCAGGCGGCGTCGCTGCTGCTCGCGTATCCGGACGACGGGCTCGCCGACCGGCTGGACACCGTCGACGAGCTGCTGGGTCACACGGGTGGTTCCGCGGCCGCGCTGCTGGGCCGGACGGTCGCGGCCCTGCGCGCCCTCGAACCGATGGCCGCCGCGACGGGCTACGTCGAAACCTTCGACATGCGCCGGCGCGCCACCATGTACCTGACGTACTGGACCGCCGGGGATACGCGCAACCGCGGCCGGGAAATGCTGAGGTTCGCCGGCGCCTACCGGGACGCGGGTGTCGAGCCGCCGCGGGCCGAGGCGCCGGATTACCTGCCCGTCGTCCTCGAATTCGCCGCCACGGTCGATCCCGAGGCCGGGCGCCGCCTGCTGACGGAGCACCGCGTTCCGATCGACATCCTGCGGGGCGCCCTGGTGGACGCCACGTCGCCCTACCAACACGCGATCGCGGCGGTCTGCGAGACGCTACCGGTCGCAACCGACCAGGAGGCGCGTCGGGCGGAACGGCTCGCGGAGGCCGGCCCTCCCACGGAAGCCGTTGGGCTGCAACCGTTCACCCTGACCGTTCCGCCGAAACGCACCCAGGGGGGCTGA
- the narH gene encoding nitrate reductase subunit beta, protein MKVMAQLAMVMNLDKCIGCHTCSVTCKQAWTNRSGTEYVWFNNVETRPGQGYPRTYEDQERWRGGWMRDKKGRLRLRDGGRIHKLLRIFANPKLPTIDEYYEPWTYDYENLTTAPAGDTFPTAAPRSLITGEPMKVSWGPNWDDNLAGSPEILSGDPILKKVSDEVRLKLEETFMFYLPRICEHCLNPSCVASCPSGAMYKRSEDGIVLVDQDRCRGWRMCVSGCPYKKVYFNHKTGKAEKCTLCYPRMEVGLPTICSETCVGRLRYLGLVLYDVDRVLEAASVEDDKDLYEAQCRILLDPNDPEVIAGARAGGISDEWIEAAQRSPVYALINKYKVALPLHPEYRTMPMVWYIPPLSPVVDAVSRDGHDGEELGNLFGALDALRIPMQYLAELFTAGDTRVVEGVLRRLAAMRSYMRDINLGRETQPHIPHAVGMTEEQLYDMYRLLAIAKYEERYVIPTAFAPQARDLEEMGCSLSGEGGPGMYESGPFGEGSGTPMPVAVETFHALKQRQHGEDTENAGGGDLSGRVRGGGRSRVNLLNWDGNGVPAGLFPESDPVQR, encoded by the coding sequence ATGAAAGTAATGGCGCAGCTGGCGATGGTGATGAACCTCGACAAATGCATCGGCTGCCACACCTGCTCGGTCACCTGCAAGCAGGCCTGGACCAACCGCTCGGGCACCGAGTACGTGTGGTTCAACAACGTGGAAACCCGTCCGGGCCAAGGCTATCCGCGCACCTACGAGGATCAGGAGCGCTGGCGCGGCGGCTGGATGCGCGACAAGAAGGGCCGGCTGCGGCTGCGCGACGGCGGCCGAATCCACAAGCTGCTGCGGATCTTCGCCAACCCCAAGCTGCCGACCATCGACGAATACTACGAGCCGTGGACCTACGACTACGAAAACCTGACCACGGCGCCGGCGGGTGACACCTTCCCCACGGCCGCGCCGCGGAGCCTGATCACCGGCGAGCCGATGAAGGTGTCGTGGGGACCGAACTGGGACGACAACCTGGCCGGGTCACCGGAAATCCTGTCCGGCGACCCGATCCTGAAGAAGGTCAGTGATGAGGTCAGGCTGAAGCTCGAAGAGACCTTCATGTTCTACCTGCCGCGGATCTGCGAGCACTGCCTCAACCCGTCCTGCGTGGCGTCGTGCCCGTCGGGGGCGATGTACAAGCGCAGCGAGGACGGCATCGTCCTGGTCGACCAGGACCGCTGCCGCGGCTGGCGGATGTGTGTGTCCGGATGCCCTTACAAGAAGGTGTATTTCAACCACAAGACCGGCAAGGCCGAGAAGTGCACGCTGTGCTATCCGCGGATGGAGGTCGGGCTGCCGACGATCTGCTCGGAGACCTGCGTGGGGCGGCTGCGTTATCTCGGGCTGGTGCTCTACGACGTCGACCGGGTGCTCGAGGCCGCGTCCGTGGAAGACGACAAAGACCTCTACGAGGCGCAGTGCCGAATCCTGTTGGATCCCAACGACCCCGAGGTGATCGCCGGCGCGCGCGCCGGCGGAATCTCCGACGAGTGGATCGAGGCCGCGCAGCGTTCCCCGGTGTACGCGCTGATCAACAAGTACAAGGTGGCGCTGCCGTTGCACCCGGAGTACCGGACCATGCCGATGGTCTGGTACATCCCGCCGCTGTCGCCGGTGGTCGACGCGGTCAGCCGGGACGGGCACGACGGCGAGGAGCTGGGCAACCTGTTCGGCGCGCTGGACGCGCTGCGCATCCCGATGCAATACCTGGCCGAATTGTTCACCGCGGGCGACACGCGCGTCGTCGAGGGTGTGCTGCGGCGGCTGGCCGCGATGCGCTCCTACATGCGCGACATCAACCTGGGCCGGGAGACCCAGCCCCACATACCGCACGCCGTCGGGATGACCGAGGAACAGCTCTACGACATGTACCGGCTGCTGGCGATCGCGAAATACGAAGAGCGATACGTCATTCCGACCGCCTTCGCCCCGCAGGCCCGCGACCTGGAAGAAATGGGATGCTCGCTGTCGGGCGAGGGCGGGCCCGGAATGTACGAATCCGGTCCGTTCGGTGAGGGCAGCGGCACCCCGATGCCGGTTGCCGTGGAGACGTTCCATGCCCTGAAGCAGCGTCAGCACGGCGAGGACACGGAAAACGCCGGCGGCGGCGACCTTTCGGGTCGCGTCCGCGGGGGTGGCCGGTCCCGGGTCAACCTGCTCAACTGGGATGGTAACGGCGTGCCCGCTGGCCTGTTCCCCGAGTCGGACCCGGTGCAGCGATGA